The Acidimicrobiales bacterium genome contains the following window.
CTCGGGGTGGCGGGTCAGCCGAAGTCGAAGAGGTCCTCGAGGAAGCCGCCGCGCTTCTTCCGCTTGCGGCCGTGGCCGTGGTCGTCGTCGTCGTAGCGACGATCCCGATCCCGATCGCGGTCGTCGGAGCGGTAGTCGTCCCGGGGCGCCCGCTCCCGCTCGCGCTCCCGTTCCATCGGGCGGCTCTCGGTCGGGGAGTACGACGTGGCGGCGCGCTCGATGATCTTGTCCAGCTCACCCCGGTCGAGCCACACGCCCCGACATTGGGGGCAGAAATCGATCTCGATGCCTTCCCGGGAGGAGATGGAGAGGTCGGTGTCATCGACGGGGCACTTCATGCCCCCGACCCTACAGACCCTCCCGGCTCAGTCGTAACCGGTGGATACACGGACCCACGAGCGGCCGTCGAGGGTCACGGCGTGGATGTCGTACGAATCGCCCCCGGCCTGGCTGCCGTACACCGAGCGCACCTCGTGGCCGTCGACCGTGCCCGACCTCCGTTGCGCCGGCCCCTCGACCCGGCGCTCGATCTGGGCGGCCAGGTCGTCGAGCACGGCGTCGAGGTCACCGTCCACGGCGAGCACGGCGTCGTAGTTGGTGCTGATGCCACCGGTCGGCCACGCCGACATCACCGCCCGCGCCCCGTCCGGCACCCGCAGCGACACCACCCCGCCGTCCGGTTCCACGATGCCATCGCCCAGCCCGTCACCCGGCCCCGGCGGCTCCGGCCAGCCATCCGGCAGCGGCTCCTCCGGCATCCCGAGGTCCTGCTCCTCGGGCACCCCGGCGTCGGGTCGACCGCGGCGCTCCGACGTCAGCCACAGCACCGACACGGGCCGACCCCCGTCCGTCGTGCCCCGCAGGACGTCGGCCCTCAGCAGCTGCGCCGGGCTCTCCCACGAGGCGGAGCACTCGACCGTCCCGGACAGCCACGGCTGTGGCGAGCACCCCGCCCGGCGGTCCTCGTCGACGGGTGTCCCGAGGCCCAGGTCCGCCGCCTGCCGCGCGATGTCGGCCACTACGCCGTCCAGATCGCCCACCACCAGGAACCCCGCCGTCCACCCCTCGATGGCCACGTTGTCGTAGAGGTACAGGGCGTCGTCGTAGAGGACGTCACCCAGCAGCACCGTCCCCCCGGGCACCTCCAACCCGTCGGCCAGCGGCCCCGACGCCCGGTAGGCGCCCGCCAGCAGCGGCACGCCGGCGAGCTCGACGATCCGGCCGCCACCGCCGTCGTCGATCCCGCCGCCGCCCGTCTCCGTGTCGTCGTCCGCCAGCAGCACCGCCCCGCCGACGCCGGCCGTGGCCAACAGCACGGCCACCAGGACGACGATGCCCACCACGCGCCGACCCGACAGCCGTCCTTCCATCGCCGCACCGTAGGTCGGCGGCCGCACCGCGGGTCCGCGGGTCAGTGGGCTACCCGGCGGTCGAGCAGCCAGGCGCAGCCGGCGCCCACCCCCACGGCGCCGACAAGCCACACCGCCACGACCACGGTGCCGCGCCCGAGGCCGGCGCCCGACGCGTCGAAGAAGGCGATGCTGCGCATCCCGTCGCTCAGGTAGCGCAGCGGGTGCCAGGCGGCGATGAAGCGGAACGCCCCGGGGATCGCCTGGTAGGGGTAGATGCCGAGCGCCGCCGGTACGCCGAAGATCGTGGTGAACAGCACGCCGAGCAGCTCGCCGGCGATGCCGAACAGCGTGAGGAACACCAGCGAGATCATCGCCACGGCCGCCGCCCCGAGGGCGCCCAGCGCGTAGGCCTTGCCCGCCGACGACACGTCCATCCCGAACACCACCAGCGCCGTCCCCACCGCCAGAAGCCCCGCCAGCACGGCGGCGACGAACGTCGGCACGGCCTTCGCCACCCACAGCCGCAGCGGCCGCACCTCGTGGTCGACGCCGCCGATGCGCAGGTCGACCACCCGGCCGAACAGCTCCAGCCGTGATCCGCCCCGCAGCAGGTCGATGCCGACGCCCACGATGCTGGCGGCCAGGAAGCCGCCCAACGTGAGCATCACCGACAGGTAGAAGGGTGCGATGCCCCGCCCGGCCTTGTCGGGCAGCGCCACCACGGCCTGCTCCTTCGCCACCACCGGCTGGCCGATCACCGGCACCGTGTCGGCTCCCAGCACGGCGACCAGCTGCTGCCGCACGGTCGACGACGTCTCGGTGGTCGCCGCGGTCGACACCTGGGTGAAGATCGCCGGCTGGAAGAGGCCGGCGCCCTCGTTGCCCAGGAGCAGCAGCTCGGCCGGCTGCGCCGTCATCGGTGACGCGCCGATGGCCGCGATCGACGCCGAGAAGCCCTCGGGCACGACGATGGCGCCCCACAGGTCGTCGTCGCGCAGCCGACGCTCGGCCTCGGCCTGGCTGTCGAGCACCTGCCAGTCGACCCGACCGTCGCCGCTGGCCGTGACCTGCTCCTGCAGCTGGGCGCCCGAGTCGCCGTCGTCGGCGTTCACGAACCCGATCGGGGCGTCCCGGAGGTGCCCGACCGGGTCGACCAGGCCGCCGATGTAGCTCGCCGTCATCACCACGCCCATCAGGGCGGCGCCGACGACGGCGATCCAGGTCAGCGGGTGGCGGAGCATCCCGGGAGTCTGTCGGCACGCCCACTCTCCGTGGTGGACCAGCCGCCGGGCGGGCTACACCGGAGCGGTCGCGGCCGCGAACTGCGCCGCGTACAGGCGGGCGTAGGCGCCCTCGGCCGCCAGCAGCTCCTCGTGGGTGCCCTGCTCCACCACCTGGCCGGCCTCCATCACCAGGATCAGGTCGGCGTCGCGGATGGTCGAGAGCCGGTGGGCGATCACGAAGCTGGTGCGACCCTGCCGCAGCGAGCCCATCGCCTGCTGGATCAGCAGCTCGGTGCGCGTGTCGACCGAGCTGGTGGCCTCGTCGAGGATCAGGATCGCCGGCTCGGCCAGGAACGCCCGGGCGATGGTGATCAGCTGCTTCTCGCCGGCGCTGACGTTGCCGCCCTCGTCGCCCAGCCGCGTCTCGTAGCCGTCGGGCAGCGTGCGCACGAAGTGGTCGACGTGCGTGGCCTCGGCGGCCGCGACGATCTGCTCCCGGGTCGCATCCGCGGCGCCGTAGGCGATGTTGTCGGCGATCGTGCCGTCGAACAGCCAGGCGTCCTGCAGCACCATGCCGGTCTTGGAGCGCAGCTCCTCACGGCTCACGGTGGCGATGTCGACCCCGTCGACGGTGATCCGTCCCGAGCTGACCTCGTAGAACCGCATCAGCAGGTTGACCAGCGTGGTCTTGCCGGCCCCGGTCGGCCCCACGATGGCCACGGTCTGGCCGGGCTCGACGCACAGCGACAGGTCGTCGATGAGCGGGATGTCGGGGGCGTAGCGGAACGACACGTCCTCGAACGCCACCCGGCCGCGCCCGCCCCCGTTGACGGCGAGCCGTGGCGGCCCCACCGGCTCCTCGCTCTGCTCCGGGGCATCGAGCAGGGCGAACACCCGCTCGGCCGAGGCGACGCCCGACTGCAGCAGGTTGGCCATGCTCGCCACCTGGGTCACCGGCTGCCCGAACTGCCGCGAGTACTGGATGAACGCCTGCACCGACCCGAGGCTCAGCGTCCCCGACGCCACCTGCAGGCCACCGACGACGGCGACCACCACGAAGTTCAGGTTGCTGATGAACAGCATCGCCGGCTGGATGAGGCTAGAGGTGAACTGGGCCTTGAAGCTCGACGTGTAGAGGGTCTCGTTCTGCTCGTCGAAGGCGGCTGCGGCCTCCGGCTGGCGTCCGAACACCTTGACCAGGGCGTGGCCGGTGTACATCTCCTCGATGTGGGCGTTGAGCTGCCCGGTCGTCGCCCACTGGCGGACGAACTGGGGCTTGGCCCGCTTGCCGATCTGCGCCGCCACCAACATCGACAGCGGGATCGTCACCAGGGCGACCACCGCCAGCAGTGGCGAGATGAAGAACATCATCGCCAGCACGCCCAGGATCGTGAGCAGCGACACGGTGAGCTGGCCGAGGGTCTGCTGCATGGTCTGCGACAGGTTGTCGATGTCGTTGGTGGCGCGGCTGAGCAGCTCGCCGCGGGGCTGGCGGTCGAAGTAGCTGAGCGGCAGGCGCGACAGCTTGTCCTCGGTCTGCTCCCGCAGGCGCCGCATGGCCCGCTGGACGACCAGGCCGGTCAGTCGGAACTGGAGGTAGCCGAGCAGCGCGGCCCCCAGGTACACGGCCAGGACCAGCAGCAGGATGGAGCCGACCCGGCCGAAGTCGATGCCGTGGCCGGGGGTGAGGTCGAGCGAGCTGAGCAGGTCGGCCTGCCGGTCCTCGCCCTGCTCGCGCAGGCGGGCGATCAGCTCGGCCTTGTCGGTGCCGGCCGGGATGTGCTCGCTGACGGACCCGGAGAAGATCACGTCGGTGGCCTTGCCGAGCAGGCGCGGCCCCGAGACCGACAGGGCGACGCTGCACGCGGTCAGCAGCAGGGCGGTCAGCATCAGCCGGCGTTGGGGCCGGAGCATCGACAGGAGGCGGCGACTGGAGCCCCGCAGGTCGAGCGCCTTCTCGGTGGGGATGCCGCCGACGAACGGCGGCCCGGCCCGGTGTCCTCCCGGCGGCCCGGGATGGCGCGCGGGCGTGGTCTCGTCCTCGACGGGCCCACCGTTGTCGCCGTCCCCGTTCTCGCCGTCCCCGTCGCCGTTCCCGGCGTCGGCGGTCGGCCTCCCGCCGTTGCCGTCGCGTCCGCGACCGCGGGCGCCTCGACGTCCGTTCCCGCCCGTGGCGCGGCCCGGCTCGTCACCCGGCTCGCCGTTGCCCGGCTGCTGCTCGTCGTCGTCGCCGCTCACGCCGCGGCCTCCTGCTCGGTGAGCTGGGAGAGCACGATCTCCCGGTACGTCTCGTTGTCGGACATGAGCTCGGCGTGGGTGCCCTGGCCGACGATGCGGCCCAGGTCGAGCACCACGATGCGGTCGGCCTGGCGGATGGTGCTCACCCGCTGGGCCACCACGACGACGGTGGCGTCGGCCGTCTCGCCCGCCAGCGCCGCCCGCAGCGCCGCGTCGGTGCTGTAGTCGAGCGCCGAGAACGAGTCGTCGAACAGGTAGATCCGGGGCCGGTGGACGATCGCCCGGGCGATGGCGAGCCGCTGCCGCTGCCCGCCCGACACGTTGGTGCCGCCCTGGGCGATGGGGGAGTCGAGGCGCTCGGGCATCTGCTCGACGAAGGAGCGGGCCTGGGCGATCTCGAGCGCCTGCCACAGCTCGTCGTCGGTGGCGTCGGGCCGTCCGTAGCGGAGGTTCGACGCCACGGTGCCGGAGAACAGGTAGGGCCGCTGCGGCACGAAGCCGACGGCGAGCGCCAGCCGCAACGGGTCGAGGTCGCGCACGTCGATGCCGTCGATCAGCACCCGGCCGCCGGTGGCGTCGAACAGCCGGGGCACCAGGTTGAGCAGGGTGGTCTTGCCGCTGCCGGTGCTGCCGATGATCGCCGTCGTCTCGCCGGGGCGGGCCACCAGGTCGATGCCGCACAGCACCGGCTCCTCGGCGCCGGGGTAGCGGAACTCGACGTCCTGCAGCTCCAGCAGGCCCCGCAGCTCGCCCTCGTCGGGCACGACCGGCGACGCCGGCGGCACGACCGAGCTCGCGGTCTCGAGCACCTCCTGGATGCGCTCGGCGCACACGTCGGCGCGGGGCAGCATCATCAGCATGAAGGTGGCCACCATCACCGACATCAGGTTCTGCATGAGGTAGCTCATGAAGGCGGTGAGCGCGCCGACCTCCATGGCCCCGCCGTCGATGCGGTGCCCGCCGAACCACACCACCGCCACGTAGGTGAGGTTGAAGAGCAGCATCACCGAGGGGAACAGCAGCGCGGTGTAGCGGTTGACGCCCAGTGACACGTCGTAGAGGCCGTTGTTGGCCCGGCCGAAGCGCTCGCGCTCGAAGTCGTCGCGGACGAAGGCCCGCACCACCCGGACGCCGGTGATCTGCTCGCGCAGCACCTGGTTGATGCCGTCGAGGCGCTCCTGCCAGGTGCGGAACAGCGGCCGCAGCCGGCTGACCATGAAGGCGACGAACACACCCAGGATCGGCGCGAGGAGCAGCAGGATCGACGACAGCGGCACGTCCTGCCGGGTGGCCATCACGATGCCGCCGACCGACATGATCGGCGCCGACACCGCCATCGTGAAGCCCATCACCACCAGCAGCTGGATCTGCTGCACGTCGTTGGTGGTGCGGGTGATCAGCGACGGCGTGCCGAACCGGCCCATCTCCTGGGCGGAGAACTGCTGGACCTTCTGGAAGATCGCGCCGCGGATGTCGCGCCCGAGCGCCATGGCCGTGCGGGCGCCGAAGAAGACCGCCACCATCGAGGCGACGACCTGCACCAGCGTCACCGCCAGCATGATCCCGCCCTTGCTGACGATCACGCTGGTGTCGGCCTGCGCCACGCCCTCGTCGATGAGGTCGCCGTTGACGGTGGGCAGGTAGAGCATGGCCAGCGACTGCAGGAACTGCAGCGCCACGATCCACGCGAGGTCCCTGCGGTAGGGCCGCAGGTGGGCCCGCACGAGTCGCACTAGCACGTCGTCGTCCGTCCTTCTCCTCAGCTCGCGTCGGGCCGGGAGGACGGCCCCGTCGTAGTGTCCGGGCCACCGTACACGTCGTGCGTACGGTGTACACACCTCGGCTAGGGTGAGGCGGCGATGAGCGCCGCCGACGACGTCGAGGTCTCCATCTGGGAGCGGATCGCCCGGCCGGCGCGGTCGCTCACCACGCTGGATCACGAGCGGATCGCGGCCGCCGCCATCGACATCGCCGACGCCGACGGCCTCGACGCCGTGTCGATGCGGCGCCTCGCCGGCCAGCTCGGGGTGGCGACGATGGCCCTCTACCGCTACGTGTCCGGCAAGGAGGACATCTTCTGGCTGATGGTCGACGCCGCGTTCGACGACGTCGACCTCGACCCCGACGGCGCTCCCGGCGACTGGCAGGTGGTCCTGCGCGACCACGCCCGCCGGGTGCGGGCCGGCATCCTGCGCCACCCGTGGGTCGGGGAGGCCGGGGCCCGGGTGCTGATCGGCCTCACGCCCCGCCGGATGGCCGGCGCCGAGCGGGTGCTGGTGTCGATCGGCCACCTCGACCTCGACGCCGACACCGGCCTGGCGGTGTTCCAGACGGTGAACGCCTACGTGTGGGGGGCGACCGGCGGTGAGGTGACCCAGCTGCGCCTCATGCGGCGGCAGGGCTTCCGCAGCGGCGACGACCTCCGCACCGCCTACAGCCGCCACATGCGCTGGCTCATGGACACCGGCCGCTACCCGACCTACCAGCGCTCCATCCGCGCGGCGAAGCGCAAGGACGACCACGACTGGCGCTTCGAGTTCGGCCTCGACTGCGTCATCGAGGGGATCGGCAAGCGCCTGTCGATCTGACTTCGGTCCTTGACCCTCACCCTTAACTGTCAGAGGGGGTCGGTAGCGTCAGGATCACCATGAGTGAAGTCGTGACCGCGGAACCGAGTGAGGCCGTCGAGCCCGAGACCGGCGCGCGATTGGGTGTCGTGATCGGGTCGCTGATGCTGTCGCTGCTGCTGGCGGCGCTCGACTCCACCATCGTCGCCACGGCGCTGCCCACCATCGTCGGCGAGCTGGGCGGGCTCGACCAGTACGCCTGGGTGGTCACGGCGTACCTGCTCACGTTCACGGTGTCGACGCCGCTGTACGGCAAGCTCGGCGACCTCTACGGCCGGAAGCGCCTGTTCCAGGCGGCGATCGTGATCTTCCTCGTGGGCTCGGCGCTCAGCGGGCTCAGCCAGAACATGGGCCAGCTCATCGCCTTCCGGGGCCTGCAGGGCCTGGGCGGCGGCGGGCTGATGGTGGGCTCGCAGGCGATCATCGGCGACATCGTCTCGCCGCGGGAGCGCGGCCGCTACCAGGGCTACTTCGGGGCCGTGTTCGGCTTCGCCAGCGTCGCCGGGCCGCTCGTCGGCGGCTTCCTCACCGACAAGGTCGACTGGCGCTGGGTCTTCTACGTGAACCTGCCCATCGGCCTGGTGGCGCTCGTGGCGGTGGCGGGGGCGCTGCACACGCCGGTCGAGCGGGTGAGCCACGTGGTCGACTACCTGGGCACGGTGCTGATGGCGGGTGGGGTGACCTGCCTGATCCTGATCACCACCTGGGGTGGCAACGAGTACGAGTGGGGCTCGGCCACGATCGTCGGGCTGTCGCTGGCGGCGGTGGTGCTGCTGGGGTTGTTCGTGCTGGTCGAGTCGCGGGTGCGCGAGCCGCTGATACCACTGCGCCTGTTCCGCAACTCCGTGTTCTCGGTGGTGTGCGTGGTCGCACTCGCCGTGGGCGCGGCGCTGTTCGGCGCCACCACCTACCTGCCGCAGTACCAGCAGGTGGTGCGGGGCCAGTCGGCCACCAGCTCGGGGCTCCAGCTCATCCCGCTGATGGCGGGGGTGGTGGTGGCGTCGCTGCTGACGGGCCAGCTCATCAGCCGCACCGGCCGCTACAAGGTCTTCCCCCTGGCGGGCACGGCCACCATGGCGGTCGGCCTGTTCCTGCTGTCCGACCTGGGCGTCGACACGGGGACGGTGCGGCTCGGCGTCTACATGGCGGTGCTCGGCATCGGCATCGGCCTGGTGATGCAGATGCTGGTGCTGGTGGCCCAGAACTCCGTCCAGGTGCGCGACCTGGGCACGGCCACGTCCACGGCCTCGTTCGCCCGGTCGATCGGCGGTTCGTTCGGCGTGGCGCTGTTCGGCTCGATCTTCAACTCGACCTTCGCCGGCAACCAGGCCTCTGCGGGGCTGTCCGCCTTCACCGGCGACCCCACCCAGCTGTCGCAGCTGCCGGCCGCCACCCGGGGCCCCTACCTGACGGCCTACGCCGACGCGCTCGACACGGTGTTCCTGGCCGGGGTGCCCCTGGCCGTGGGGGCGTTCGTGGTCGCCCTGTTCCTGAAAGAGGTGCCGCTGCGGAGCGGCGCCGTGGCCGACGACCGCATCGCCGGCGCCAGCAACAGCTTCGGCCTGGCGCCGCTGGCCACGGCCGGGGTGATGGAGGAGATCACCGCCCGGGTGCGGGCGGCCCGCGCCGCGCTCTCCCGGGTCGACTCGCTGGACGCCGCCCAGGAGCTGTCGCCGGCCCAGCTGCAGGACCTGCGGGCGCTGTTCGAGGACCGCATCGCCTACCTCACCGAGGCCACCGGCCGGGTCCGGGGCCAGGCCGACGAGCTGCCGCCCGACCGCTGGAAGCTCCTGGTCGAACTGCTGTGCGTCGAACGCGAGACCCTCGCCGCGTCACCGGTCGCCGCGCTCGCGGCGGCCACCGGGGCCCGACGGGAGGCCGCGGTGCGGGTGGATGCCGCCGAGGCGGCGCTGCGGCGGCTCGACGAGGTGGCCGCCACGGGCGAGGTGTCCGACGACAGCGTCGCCGCCCTGCGCGACCTGTTCGAGGCCCGCGTCGCCCACGTCCGCCGGCGGGCCGAGTCCGGCCTCGCCGCGGCCACCGACCTGTCGCCCGCCGGCTGGTCCCTGGTCCTCGACGTCCTCGCCGAGGAGCGCCGCGAGCTGGCCGCCTACGAGTCCTCCGGCGAGTTCACCCCCACCACCTGCCGCCGCGCCGCCCACCACCTCACCACCGAGTCCGCCCTCGTCACCCCGACCACCGGATGACGAGGGCGTCGGCCCCTGCTCAGAAGTCGCCAGGTCAGTTGCTGAGGCCGGCGATGCCGGCGCCGACGAGCTTGGCCGCGAGGATCACGCACACGACGGTCATGATCGTGGCGTTGTTGTCGGCCATCCACTGGCGCAGGCTCACGAGCCCCGGCTCGACCCGCTTGCCCAGCAGCAGGTAGCTGAGAACCGGGCCGATGACCGTCATCGACGCCAACAGCACGAAGACGGCGATCGCCACCGCGTCGCCGCCCGCCGACAGCCCGCCCTGGGCGATCGCCGCCGCACCCGCGAGCGTCAACGCCAGGTTCTTGGGGTTGACCGCCGCCAGCGCGACGCCGACGGCCAGCGCCCGCGGCACGTCGAAGTCCTGCAGCGTGTCCATCCACTTGGGCAACACCGGCGCCTCGCCGGGGACGGGCCGCTTGTCCCACTGCTTCTTCGCGACCGCCAGCAGCCCGAGACCGAGCACGAGCTGGAGCACGTCGACCGCCGTGCTGGTGTCGCTGTCGGGATCGTCGGACCCGCCGGCCAGCCACAGCACCAGCAGGCAGAGCACCGTCAGCCCCACCACCCACCCGACGGCGAACGCCGGCCCGTTGGCCCGACCCCGCGGCGTCGTCAGCAACAGGATCACCGCCACGATCGGAAACGGGCTCAGGGCGACGCCGAGGGCGGAGGGCAGGAGATCCCCGATGACCGGTCCGAGCATGGCCGCAACGTACGGACGACCCTCGGTCCGATCGTCACCCAACTGGGGTGATACCACCCCGTGCGGGTGAAGACGCCTCCCCGGAGGGCGTCGAAGCTGGCGGCCATGCCAACCGCAGCCGACACACCCCTGGGCCCGGTCGAGATGATGCTCATCGGGTTCCCCGAGAACCGCTTCGACGGTTCGATCCTGCCGACGCTCGGCAACCTGGTCGACGCCGGCACCGTCCGGCTGATCGACCTGGTGATGGTCAGCAAGGACCTCGACGGGAACGTCACCGCCCTGGAGATCGACGGCCTCGACGACGTGTCCGGGGCGTTCGCCGAGCTCGACGGCGAGGTCGGCGAGCTGTTCAGCGAGGAGGACCTCGAGGTGGCGGGCGAGCAGCTGGCCCCCAACAGCTCGGCAGCTCTCGTCCTCTGGGAGAACAGCTGGGCGGCGAAGCTCAGCTCCGAGATCTTCGACGCCGGTGGAGCGGTCCTGCTCCACGACCGGGTCCCCGCCGAGGCCGTCGCCGCGGCGTTCCAGTCCCTGCCGGCCGGCTGAGAGGAGCCGACGATGCTCGCACGACGTGGGCTCGGCCGTGTCGGCCGCCCCGGGCTGCTGGGGACGATGGCCCGCACCGCGGTCGTCGCCGGCACCGCCACGGCGGTGGCCGGCGGCGTCCAACGCCACCAGCAGAGCCGCCAGGAGGACGCCCCGCAGGCCGACCAGACGGCGCAGCTCCAGCAGCTCGCCGAGATGCGGAGCCAGGGACTGCTGGACGAGGCCGAGTTCGCCGCGGCCAAGGCGAAGCTCCTCGGCCTCTGAACGACGGTTCTTCACCCAGCGGGGGTGACGCCGAATGCGACGGGGCGGCCGAGCCTCGTCGGGAGAACATCGATCGACCCCAGGAGAGCCCGATGAGCACCTTGACCGTGTGGAAGTTCGACGATCCCGAAGGCGCCAACAAGGCCGTCGACATGCTCGAGGATCTGCAGAGGCAAGCCGTCATCACCGTGCACGATGCGGCAACGGTGTCGTGGGAGCCGGGTACGAAGAAGCCGAAGACCCGACAGCTCGCCAGCCTCACCGGTGCCGGCGCAATGGGCGGTGCGTTCTGGGGCCTGTTGTTCGGTCTGATCTTCTTCGTGCCGTTGCTCGGCATGGCGGTCGGTGCCGCGGCGGGAGCATTGAGCGGGTCCCTGGCTGACGTGGGCATCGACGACGAGTTCATCGCCTCGATCCGGGCCAAGGTCCAGCCGGGCACGTCGGCGCTCTTCGCCATGACCAGCGACGCCGTTACCGACAAGGTCGCCGAGGCATTCGGCGATGTCGAGGCCGAGCTCATTTACACCAACCTCTCGGCCGACGAAGAGGCACGCCTGCGTGACGTTTTCGGCGATTGATGCAATAGGCGACGCCGTGCTGTAACCGAGGGGAGCCGCCGCCGGCTCCCCTCGACGCGTCGACCGATGCATCTTTCATGGGACTTCGGGGAATGGGGTGCGCGCTCCCCGATAGGAGCAAAGGGCTGGCTGGACTGGAGGTCCTCGTCGAGATGCGTCAGGGGCAGGTCCCTGTCGGCACCAAAGGATGTGTCCCGCGGCTCCCACCGCTGCACGTCCCGCGGCCGCGATTGGAGAGACGCCTGGCCGAGCCGGGCCGTGCTCCGGTGACCTTGGTGTGCGCACCCCCGGGTGCGGGCAAGTCGACGCTGCTGGCCAGCGCGTTGGCGCCCTCGACGGAGCAGGACACGGGGGGTCGGCCGGCCGCCTGGCTGTGCCTCGACGAGCGCGACAACGATGCCGGCCGCCTGGTCACACTGCTGCGGGCGGCGCTGTCCGCCCGGCTGGACCACCCGTCCCGGCGCCGCCCGTCGGTCCCGGTCCTCGACCAGCTCGACGAGCTGCTGGGGCGCCTCGCCGCCGGCGACGACCCGGCGCAGGTGCTGGTCCTCGACGACGTCCACGCCCTGCGCTCGGCTCCGGCGATCGAGCTCGTCGACCACCTGCTCCACAACGCTCCGCCCCAGCTCGAGATCGTGCTGGCGAGCCGGGCCGACCCGCCCGTCGGCCTCGACGACCTGCGGCTCGACGGGCGCCTCGCCGAGATCCGCAACGCCGACCTGGCGTTCGACGCCGCGGAGACCACCGAGCTGCTGGCCCGGCACGAGGTGACGCTCGGCGGCGACGAGGTCCAGGCGCTGTGGGCCCGGACCGAGGGATGGGCCGCCGGCCTACGCCTCGCCGCCTGCGCCCTGCAGACCGAGACCGACCCGGGGCGCTTCGTGCGCAGCGCCGCCCGCACGGCCGCGGTCGTGTCCGACTACCTGCTGCGGGAGCTGCTCGTCCGCAAGGACGACGCCGTCCAGTGGTTCCTGCTGCGCACCAGCGTC
Protein-coding sequences here:
- a CDS encoding zf-TFIIB domain-containing protein, translating into MKCPVDDTDLSISSREGIEIDFCPQCRGVWLDRGELDKIIERAATSYSPTESRPMERERERERAPRDDYRSDDRDRDRDRRYDDDDHGHGRKRKKRGGFLEDLFDFG
- a CDS encoding ABC transporter permease, with amino-acid sequence MLRHPLTWIAVVGAALMGVVMTASYIGGLVDPVGHLRDAPIGFVNADDGDSGAQLQEQVTASGDGRVDWQVLDSQAEAERRLRDDDLWGAIVVPEGFSASIAAIGASPMTAQPAELLLLGNEGAGLFQPAIFTQVSTAATTETSSTVRQQLVAVLGADTVPVIGQPVVAKEQAVVALPDKAGRGIAPFYLSVMLTLGGFLAASIVGVGIDLLRGGSRLELFGRVVDLRIGGVDHEVRPLRLWVAKAVPTFVAAVLAGLLAVGTALVVFGMDVSSAGKAYALGALGAAAVAMISLVFLTLFGIAGELLGVLFTTIFGVPAALGIYPYQAIPGAFRFIAAWHPLRYLSDGMRSIAFFDASGAGLGRGTVVVAVWLVGAVGVGAGCAWLLDRRVAH
- a CDS encoding ABC transporter ATP-binding protein — its product is MSGDDDEQQPGNGEPGDEPGRATGGNGRRGARGRGRDGNGGRPTADAGNGDGDGENGDGDNGGPVEDETTPARHPGPPGGHRAGPPFVGGIPTEKALDLRGSSRRLLSMLRPQRRLMLTALLLTACSVALSVSGPRLLGKATDVIFSGSVSEHIPAGTDKAELIARLREQGEDRQADLLSSLDLTPGHGIDFGRVGSILLLVLAVYLGAALLGYLQFRLTGLVVQRAMRRLREQTEDKLSRLPLSYFDRQPRGELLSRATNDIDNLSQTMQQTLGQLTVSLLTILGVLAMMFFISPLLAVVALVTIPLSMLVAAQIGKRAKPQFVRQWATTGQLNAHIEEMYTGHALVKVFGRQPEAAAAFDEQNETLYTSSFKAQFTSSLIQPAMLFISNLNFVVVAVVGGLQVASGTLSLGSVQAFIQYSRQFGQPVTQVASMANLLQSGVASAERVFALLDAPEQSEEPVGPPRLAVNGGGRGRVAFEDVSFRYAPDIPLIDDLSLCVEPGQTVAIVGPTGAGKTTLVNLLMRFYEVSSGRITVDGVDIATVSREELRSKTGMVLQDAWLFDGTIADNIAYGAADATREQIVAAAEATHVDHFVRTLPDGYETRLGDEGGNVSAGEKQLITIARAFLAEPAILILDEATSSVDTRTELLIQQAMGSLRQGRTSFVIAHRLSTIRDADLILVMEAGQVVEQGTHEELLAAEGAYARLYAAQFAAATAPV
- a CDS encoding ABC transporter ATP-binding protein — encoded protein: MLVRLVRAHLRPYRRDLAWIVALQFLQSLAMLYLPTVNGDLIDEGVAQADTSVIVSKGGIMLAVTLVQVVASMVAVFFGARTAMALGRDIRGAIFQKVQQFSAQEMGRFGTPSLITRTTNDVQQIQLLVVMGFTMAVSAPIMSVGGIVMATRQDVPLSSILLLLAPILGVFVAFMVSRLRPLFRTWQERLDGINQVLREQITGVRVVRAFVRDDFERERFGRANNGLYDVSLGVNRYTALLFPSVMLLFNLTYVAVVWFGGHRIDGGAMEVGALTAFMSYLMQNLMSVMVATFMLMMLPRADVCAERIQEVLETASSVVPPASPVVPDEGELRGLLELQDVEFRYPGAEEPVLCGIDLVARPGETTAIIGSTGSGKTTLLNLVPRLFDATGGRVLIDGIDVRDLDPLRLALAVGFVPQRPYLFSGTVASNLRYGRPDATDDELWQALEIAQARSFVEQMPERLDSPIAQGGTNVSGGQRQRLAIARAIVHRPRIYLFDDSFSALDYSTDAALRAALAGETADATVVVVAQRVSTIRQADRIVVLDLGRIVGQGTHAELMSDNETYREIVLSQLTEQEAAA
- a CDS encoding TetR/AcrR family transcriptional regulator, whose translation is MSAADDVEVSIWERIARPARSLTTLDHERIAAAAIDIADADGLDAVSMRRLAGQLGVATMALYRYVSGKEDIFWLMVDAAFDDVDLDPDGAPGDWQVVLRDHARRVRAGILRHPWVGEAGARVLIGLTPRRMAGAERVLVSIGHLDLDADTGLAVFQTVNAYVWGATGGEVTQLRLMRRQGFRSGDDLRTAYSRHMRWLMDTGRYPTYQRSIRAAKRKDDHDWRFEFGLDCVIEGIGKRLSI
- a CDS encoding MDR family MFS transporter — its product is MSEVVTAEPSEAVEPETGARLGVVIGSLMLSLLLAALDSTIVATALPTIVGELGGLDQYAWVVTAYLLTFTVSTPLYGKLGDLYGRKRLFQAAIVIFLVGSALSGLSQNMGQLIAFRGLQGLGGGGLMVGSQAIIGDIVSPRERGRYQGYFGAVFGFASVAGPLVGGFLTDKVDWRWVFYVNLPIGLVALVAVAGALHTPVERVSHVVDYLGTVLMAGGVTCLILITTWGGNEYEWGSATIVGLSLAAVVLLGLFVLVESRVREPLIPLRLFRNSVFSVVCVVALAVGAALFGATTYLPQYQQVVRGQSATSSGLQLIPLMAGVVVASLLTGQLISRTGRYKVFPLAGTATMAVGLFLLSDLGVDTGTVRLGVYMAVLGIGIGLVMQMLVLVAQNSVQVRDLGTATSTASFARSIGGSFGVALFGSIFNSTFAGNQASAGLSAFTGDPTQLSQLPAATRGPYLTAYADALDTVFLAGVPLAVGAFVVALFLKEVPLRSGAVADDRIAGASNSFGLAPLATAGVMEEITARVRAARAALSRVDSLDAAQELSPAQLQDLRALFEDRIAYLTEATGRVRGQADELPPDRWKLLVELLCVERETLAASPVAALAAATGARREAAVRVDAAEAALRRLDEVAATGEVSDDSVAALRDLFEARVAHVRRRAESGLAAATDLSPAGWSLVLDVLAEERRELAAYESSGEFTPTTCRRAAHHLTTESALVTPTTG